The following are from one region of the Periophthalmus magnuspinnatus isolate fPerMag1 chromosome 5, fPerMag1.2.pri, whole genome shotgun sequence genome:
- the barx1 gene encoding homeobox protein BarH-like 1, producing the protein MQHPLDLAAHYYAPEAHPDHRTHRYRSFMIEEILTDHAEHKPSAHAGELLKFGVQALLSARPFHSQLVLKDQSSLLKFPMSPLSCSLASPLGSPLLSAAPGLTVGSASHHLPLDLHLRGKLEHGADGGSKTKKGRRSRTVFTELQLMGLEKRFEKQKYLSTPDRIDLAESLGLSQLQVKTWYQNRRMKWKKIVLQGGGLESPTKPKGRPKKNSIPSSEQLCERATDTEPQTDSAAGSHLESSQED; encoded by the exons ATGCAGCACCCGTTGGACTTGGCGGCGCATTACTACGCCCCAGAGGCGCATCCGGACCACAGGACGCACCGCTACAGGAGTTTCATGATCGAGGAGATTCTCACGGACCACGCGGAGCACAAACCCTCTGCGCACGCGGGAGAACTGCTCAAGTTTGGAGTCCAGGCTCTGCTGTCCGCGCGGCCCTTCCACAGCCAACTGG TGCTCAAAGACCAGAGCAGCCTGCTCAAGTTCCCCATGTCCCCGCTGTCCTGCTCTCTCGCCTCTCCGCTCggctctcctcttctgtccgcTGCCCCGGGGTTGACAGTGGGATCTGCGTCTCACCACCTGCCCCTGGACCTCCACCTCCGCGGGAAACTGGAGCACGGCGCGGATGGAGGCAGCAAAACCAAGAAGGGCCGCCGCAGCCGCACCGTGTTCACCGAACTGCAGCTCATGGGCCTGGAGAAGCGCTTCGAGAAGCAGAAGTATCTGTCCACTCCAGACAG AATAGATCTGGCAGAGTCTTTGGGTCTCAGTCAACTTCAAGTGAAAACGTGGTACCAGAACCGAAGAATGAAGTGGAAGAAAATT gtGCTACAAGGAGGAGGCCTGGAGTCTCCCACCAAACCCAAAGGACGCCCAAAGAAAAACTCCATCCCGAGCAGTGAGCAGCTGTGTGAGCGAGCCACAGACACGGAGCCACAAACAGACTCTGCTGCAGGGAGCCACTTAGAGAGCTCTCAGGAGGACTGA